In Rattus rattus isolate New Zealand chromosome 9, Rrattus_CSIRO_v1, whole genome shotgun sequence, a genomic segment contains:
- the Rmnd5b gene encoding E3 ubiquitin-protein transferase RMND5B translates to MEQCACVERELDKVLHKFLTYGQHCEQSLEELLHYVGQLRAELASAALQGTPLSATLSLVMSQCCRKIKDTVQKLASDHKDIHSSVSRVGKAIDRNFDSEICGVVSDAVWDSREKQQQILQMAIVEHLYQQGMLSVAEELCQESTLNVDLDFKQPFLELNRILEALHEQDLGPALEWAVSHRQRLLELNSSLEFKLHRLHFIRLLAGGPEKQLEALSYARHFQPFARLHQREIQVMMGSLVYLRLGLEKSPYCHLLDNSHWAEICETFTRDACSLLGLSVESPLSVSFASGCVALPVLMNIKAVIEQRQCTGVWSHKDELPIEIELGMKCWYHSVFACPILRQQTSDSNPPIKLICGHVISRDALNKLINGGKLKCPYCPMEQNPADGKRIIF, encoded by the exons ATGGAGCAGTGCGCATGTGTGGAGAGGGAGCTCGACAAGGTCCTGCACAAGTTCCTGACCTATGGGCAACATTGTGAGCAGAGCCTGGAGGAGCTGCTGCACTACGTGGGCCAGTTGAGAGCTGAACTGGCTAGTGCAG CTCTCCAGGGGACCCCTCTCTCAGCCACGCTGTCCCTAGTAATGTCCCAGTGCTGTCGGAAGATCAAAGACACAGTCCAGAAGCTGGCTTCCGACCATAAGGACATTCACAGCAGCGTCTCCCGAGTGGGCAAAGCCATTGAccgc AACTTTGACTCTGAGATCTGCGGCGTGGTCTCGGATGCTGTGTGGGACTCCcgtgagaagcagcagcagatcCTGCAGATGGCCATTGTCGAGCACCTGTACCAGCAGGGCATGCTCAGCGTAGCTGAGGAGCTGTGCCAG gaATCAACATTGAATGTGGACCTGGACTTCAAGCAGCCCTTCTTGGAGTTGAATCGGATCTTGGAGGCTCTGCATGAGCAAGACCTAGGACCTGCACTGGA ATGGGCCGTTTCCCACAGGCAGCGCCTGCTGGAGCTCAACAGCTCACTGGAGTTCAAGCTGCACCGGCTGCACTTTATCCGCCTCCTAGCTGGGGGCCCCGAGAAGCAGCTGGAGGCCCTCAGCTATGCCCGGCACTTCCAGCCTTTTGCTCGGCTACACCAGAGAG AGATCCAGGTGATGATGGGCAGTCTGGTGTACCTGCGGCTGGGCTTGGAGAAGTCACCCTACTGCCACCTCTTAGACAACAGCCACTGGGCAGAGATCTGTGAGACCTTTACTCGGGATGCATGTTCCCTCCTGGGGCTTTCAGTGGAGTCCCCACTCAGTGTCAG CTTTGCTTCTGGCTGTGTGGCGCTGCCAGTGCTGATGAACATTAAAGCTGTGATTGAACAGAGGCAGTGCACTGGAGTGTGGAGTCACAAGGATGAGTTGCCG ATTGAGATTGAGCTGGGCATGAAGTGCTGGTATCACTCTGTGTTTGCGTGCCCTATCCTGCGACAGCAGACCTCAGATTCCAACCCCCCTATCAAGCTCATCTGTGGCCACGTCATCTCCAGAGATGCACTCAACAAGCTCATCAATGGAGGAAA GCTAAAGTGTCCCTACTGTCCCATGGAGCAGAACCCAGCAGATGGGAAACGTATCATATTCTGA
- the N4bp3 gene encoding NEDD4-binding protein 3: MATASGPAGIAMGSVGSLLERQDFSPEELRAALAGSRGSRQPDGLLRKGLGQREFFSYLHLPKKDGKTAKRAPRNEPDYTTLYYREHPRAGDFSKTSLPERGRFDKCRIRPSVFKPPVGTGKGFLSMQSLAAHKGQKLWRSNGSLHTLACHPPLSPGPRASQARAQLLHALSLDEGGPEPSLSDSSSGGSFGRSPGTGPSPFSSSLGHVNHLGGSLDRASRSPKESGPLAVLSCLPEPPPPYEFSCPTTEEVAVLPDTGEELKRDLGDQDVSNPFTQVLEERQRLWLSELKRLYVDRLHEVAQKAERSERNLQLQLFMAQQEQRRLRKELRAQQGLAPEPRTSGPPMEADPNAGPEEEARWEVCQKTAEISLLKQQLREAQAELAQKLAEIFSLKTQLRGSRAQAQAQDAELARLREAVRSLQEQAPREEAPGSCETDDCKSRGLLGEAGGNEAREGAEQLRAELLQERLRGQEQALRFEQERQTWQEEKERVLRYQREIQGSYMDMYRRNQALEQELRVLREPPTSWSPRLESSKI, encoded by the exons ATGGCCACAGCCTCAGGCCCTGCTGGCATTGCCATGGGCAGCGTAGGCAGCCTGTTGGAACGGCAGGACTTTTCCCCTGAAGAACTTCGGGCTGCACTGGCTGGGTCCCGGGGCTCCCGGCAGCCTGATGGGCTCCTCCGGAAAGGCTTGGGCCAACGAGAGTTCTTCAGCTACCTGCATCTCCCCAAGAAGGATGGCAAGACCGCCAAGCGAGCCCCTCGGAACGAGCCGGACTACACCACCCTCTACTACCGGGAGCATCCTCGGGCTGGTGACTTCAGCAAGACTTCCCTACCTGAGCGCGGTCGCTTCGACAAG TGCCGGATCCGTCCTTCTGTGTTCAAGCCTCCTGTGGGCACTGGGAAAGGCTTCCTGTCCATGCAGAGCCTCGCAGCCCACAAGGGCCAGAAGCTGTGGAGAAGCAACGGTAGCCTGCACACTCTGGCCTGTCACCCACCCCTGAGCCCTGGGCCTCGGGCCAGTCAGGCCCGTGCACAGTTGCTTCACGCCCTCAGCCTTGATGAAGGCGGCCCTGAGCCCAGCTTATCGGACTCTTCCAGCGGGGGTAGTTTTGGCCGTAGTCCAGGGACTGGccccagccccttcagctcctccctgGGCCACGTTAATCACCTTGGAGGCTCCCTGGATCGTGCTTCAAGGAGCCCTAAGGAGTCTGGACCTCTGGCAGTACTGAGCTGCCTGCCCGAGCCTCCTCCCCCCTATGAGTTCTCCTGTCCCACTACTGAGGAGGTCGCCGTGTTGCCTGATACCGGTGAGGAACTCAAGAGGGACCTCGGTGACCAGGATGTATCTAACCCCTTTACTCAG GTGCTCGAGGAACGCCAGCGGTTGTGGTTGTCTGAGCTGAAGCGCCTGTACGTGGACCGGCTTCACGAGGTGGCCCAGAAAGCTGAGCGCAGCGAGCGCAACCTCCAGCTGCAGCTGTTTATGGCTCAACAGGAGCAGCGGCGCCTGCGCAAGGAGCTGCGGGCTCAGCAGGGCCTGGCCCCAGAGCCTCGGACCTCCGGGCCCCCCATGGAGGCTGACCCCAATGCCGGGCCAGAGGAAGAAGCCCGATGGGAG GTGTGCCAGAAGACTGCCGAGATTAGTCTGTTGAAACAGCAGCTTCGGGAAGCCCAGGCGGAGCTGGCACAGAAGCTGGCAGAGATCTTCAGTCTGAAGACGCAACTTCGGGGCAGCCGGGCACAAGCCCAAGCTCAGGACGCTGAGCTAGCCCGGCTGCGGGAGGCAGTGCGCAGCCTGCAAGAGCAGGCACCTCGGGAGGAAGCCCCAGGCAGCTGTGAGACAGATGACTGCAAGAGCAGGGGGCTGctcggggaggcaggaggcaatGAAGCCAGAGAAGGGGCCGAGCAGCTGAGGGCAGAGCTGCTGCAAGAACGGCTTCGTGGCCAGGAGCAGGCTCTGCGCTTCGAGCAGGAGAGGCAGACTTggcaggaggaaaaagagagggtgCTGCGCTACCAGCGAGAAATCCAAGGGAGCTACATGGACATGTACCGCCGGAACCAGGCACTTGAACAGGAGCTGCGGGTGCTGCGGGAGCCCCCTACATCTTGGAGTCCCAGGCTGGAGTCCTCCAAGATCTGA